ACAAGCCATCACAGATTGGAACTCTCATGCTTACGTGGGGAATTGCGGGAGGCATTTCTTGTTTTGTTGGGGCGATTATTGGAGATAGCTTGGCAAAGAGGAAAAGCAGCAATCAAGAGATATTTCATGCTCGCCTTGTCGTGATGCTAATAGCAAATGTTTTAGTTGGTGCAGGAGCACTTTTAATGTTATGTCTTGGTTCGCGTTCTTTTGGTTGGTTGATAGTAGGCGCAATTATTAACACGTTTTCTCAAATATTGGCGCCGAATTATTGGGCTTCCCTGTCTAACATCTTTCCACCTGCATTGATTGGAGTGGGTGCTTTTGCGCTTGGACTGTTGTCAAACATACCTAGCGCGGTGGGACCTTTAATTTCTTCATGGATGATAAACCAAACCGGCTGGAACGGATTTTTTGTGGTTATGATCGCATTGGCAATTGTGGGGATTTTATTAGGTTTGTTCATTACCCATATTGATGTTTTAGATAAAGAGGAAGCCTAATATGTGGTGGAAATTTTATCTTCTAGAACTTCTTATATACATACCAGGCGCTTTTTCCGGGTTCATGGGAAATTACTTCAATCAAATTCACTTTTCCAATTTCCAAGTTGGCATTCTTGGCAGCGTTCCGGCCGTTATACTGCTGGCATCTAATCCTTTTTGGATGCGCTTTGCCGATAGAAGAATGAAAAACTCCACTCTTGCCTTTTTATCCTTTGGAAGTGCCCTCATTTTATGGTGTGTTTTCTTTTCACGAACTTTTCTCTTAGCCATTCTTGCCATGGCACTTTTAAGCTTCATGGCTACTGCCATAGTACCTGTTTCTGAATCCATGTCTCTGGTATATTCGAAAAAAAAGTTTTTCTCTTTTGGTAAGGCAAGAATGATGGGCTCTATTTCTTATGCTCTTTCCATAATGATATTCGGATATATCAAAAATAACCTAATTTTTTTCCTTATTGGCTCCATTTCTTTCTTCTCTATTGGTGTTGCTTCTTTTCTTATTCCTAAAACTAAAGGATTCAATATTGGCAAGAAGGTTCATCATTCTTACAGAGATATTCCAATGGAATTCTACAGGATGCTATTGTTGGAAATCATAGCTATGTCATCAGGAGCATTCGGTTCATATTTTTTCCCAATACTTATAAGGACCAGAGGGCAAGCAATCTTCTATGCCGGCATTGCTATGGGAATACCAGCTTTATCGGAGATCCCGTTTCTTATGTTTGCAGATAAGATCGTTGAAAAACTTGGAATAAAAATGATGCTTACATCTGCAGCGATTTTGTTTGGAGTTAGGTGGCTGCTGACATGTGTATTCACAAACCCAATTGTCATCATTTCAATTCAAAGTTTGGAGTTCTTCAACTGGATCGCCATTTATTATGCGATCCTGTACTACACAAACTATTATGTAGATTCTTCTCATCGCGCTGACGCTCAGGCTTTGTTCTGGATAACCACAAGCGGATTTTCGATGATTTTTGGACTTTCTTTTGGAGGATGGCTTGCAGGTACCATTGGCCTTGTGAACACGTACGCCCTTTTCGGGTTTTTCTCAATAGGAAGTGGCATATTTTATGGGATAACCGAGTACATTCTCAAATTGCATCAGGTGAGACGCGAAAAATGAATGATGGGTAGTAAGTAGTGAACAGGAGGTAATCAGGTAACTTCTCAAAAGGGGTTCATGTCAAGCACAGAATCTCGTTTTGTACTGCTATCTTATTGAAGATCCTGAATAGTTTCTTCGAAACTTGTAGAATGAGTGTGTTTAGGAAAGGTAGGTATTGTTCAATGGGAGATCATCGGGGTAAAAGACAGAGACTCGTAACTTGATTAGCAAAGAGGAAGAAACTAAACGTTTGAAGTCTAACGACAAAGGCATCATATGGACGCTGAGTGAGTTATCAGGCCATAATGTAAATGAACACATAGGTAGCCTTGTAAAAAAGTTTAAACACCACGAGTTGGGCTCTTTCGTCCCGATCGAAAGCAGCATAAACGCATGAATGCGGGTGGAGGGATGTATTCATCCTGAGGGGGGTAGTAGCGGCGGCACGATGATAAGGATATGCCATTCAACTGGAAAAAACCTTTCTCATCCCCTGAGAGAAACTCTTAAAAAATGCATGAATTTGGTAAAGAACCGTTTATCTAAGAATTTTGAAGGGTTTCCTCCATAACGCATAACGGTGCGTTTGCCGTAAAGAGCAATTTTATCTCCAATTTGGATCTTTTCATTTGATGTGGGAATTGGTATCCATTTTTCGTTTCTCTCTATTCCCAATATAAGTATTCCTTTAGCCGACAGGGCCCCAAGTTAACAAATGAAAGTTAATATTATTTGAAGGCCCTATGAGAAACTCTGAGATTGTTCAGATTCTCAAGGAAAATATCTTTGCCCATGGTGTAAATCATCTTATTTCTGAATCTCGTGTAAAAAGAATATCTTCCGTCTTTGACAATTCCTTTCGTCATTTCATACATGCTCATGTATGAAAGCGTGTATATAGATAACAAAGCAAGTAATCTCTTTTCATTCATCCCATTCGAATATTTCCCAAAGCCCATGCCACTTTTGTAATCTCTGAATGTTTCTTCTATGAGAAATCTTTTGCGATAGGTATCCACTATGAATGAGCTAAGATAGTTCAAATCCGTCACGAGATAATACACTTGCTTGTTATGAGTATTTGCCACCACTCTTGCATTCATACTCATGGACGTGTATTTGCCAAAGCCAAAGTCATACAAACCATTCGCATCTGTTCTAATCGAATAAGAGCCTATCTTTTTTCCATTGAAAAGCATGCTCTTTCTCATTCTCACAATGTAGTGATATCCATTTCTATGAA
This genomic window from Mesoaciditoga lauensis cd-1655R = DSM 25116 contains:
- a CDS encoding MFS transporter, which encodes MWWKFYLLELLIYIPGAFSGFMGNYFNQIHFSNFQVGILGSVPAVILLASNPFWMRFADRRMKNSTLAFLSFGSALILWCVFFSRTFLLAILAMALLSFMATAIVPVSESMSLVYSKKKFFSFGKARMMGSISYALSIMIFGYIKNNLIFFLIGSISFFSIGVASFLIPKTKGFNIGKKVHHSYRDIPMEFYRMLLLEIIAMSSGAFGSYFFPILIRTRGQAIFYAGIAMGIPALSEIPFLMFADKIVEKLGIKMMLTSAAILFGVRWLLTCVFTNPIVIISIQSLEFFNWIAIYYAILYYTNYYVDSSHRADAQALFWITTSGFSMIFGLSFGGWLAGTIGLVNTYALFGFFSIGSGIFYGITEYILKLHQVRREK
- a CDS encoding transposase: MIVTAAIVLKDRTLPIAFLLRDRKRVIDRIKMIDLLKGIISSHIQATVIADGEFCSPAFLDYIHRNGYHYIVRMRKSMLFNGKKIGSYSIRTDANGLYDFGFGKYTSMSMNARVVANTHNKQVYYLVTDLNYLSSFIVDTYRKRFLIEETFRDYKSGMGFGKYSNGMNEKRLLALLSIYTLSYMSMYEMTKGIVKDGRYSFYTRFRNKMIYTMGKDIFLENLNNLRVSHRAFK